From Bradyrhizobium sp. AZCC 1610:
AAGGCTACACACTGAAGTTCAACCGTAACCCACCGAGACTCTTTTCATGAACGCAGCCTCCTACGTCATATCAGCAGCCCCGCAGCCCACGCTTCCCGTCGTCGGCGAGACAGGCTCCTATCCGGTCCGCCGCATCTGGTGCGTCGGGCGCAACTATCTCGAGCACATCCGAGAGATGGGCAATGACGAGCGCGCGCCGCCGTTCTTCTTCGCCAAGCACGCCGACATGCTGGTGCCCGACGGCACCACGATTCCCTATCCGCCGCTGACCAAGGATCTGCATCACGAGGTCGAGCTGATCGTCGCGATGAAGAGCGGCGGTCTCAACATTCCCGCCGACAAGGCGCTTGACCATGTCTACGGCTATGCGGTTGGCATCGACCTCACCCGCCGCGACCTGCAGCTTGCCTCGCGCAAGAAGGAGCGGCCGTGGGAAGTCGGCAAGTCCTTTGACCATTCCGCGCCCTGCTCCGCGATCCAGCCGGCTTCGAAGATCGGCCACCCTGCGAAGGGCAAGATCTGGCTGACGGTCAACGGCAAGGAAGCCCAGAAGGGCGATCTCACCGAACTGATCTGGAGCGTGCCCGAGATCATCTGGCAGCTCTCGCAGCAGGTAAAACTCGCAGCGGGCGATATCATCATGACGGGCACGCCCGCCGGCGTCTCCCAGCTCAACCCCGGCGACAACATCGAGTGCGGCGTCGACGGCGTCGGCACGCTGAAGGTCGCGATCGGCAAGCCGGAATAATCTGCGACTGAGAGCTCGCGAAATGCAAAGCCCCGGACCTCGGTCCGGGGCTTTTTCGTTGAGCCGGCAGGATGGGTTGAGTCCCTGCGAAACCCATCGCGATCATCGGGTGCAAATGATGGGTATCGCTTCGCTCCACCCATCCTACACATTGCTATCACCGAGGACTCTCTTTGCGCAGCCATAGCTCGAAGCCCCCCTCTGCGGGAAGGACTCTTTGCTCATGCAATAGCGCGAAGCCCGTCAGCATCCGCATAAGCTCTTGTCGTTCATAGTACGCATAAAACCGCCGGCCTCGGAGCAAGGCTTTCGCTTGTGCTCCGCCCGGATATCGTGGTCCAGGCGTCTCCTCATATCGCTCACCTTTGCCCTCCTTCATGCTGAGGTAGAACACTCCTTTGGCCGCTAGCTTTTCCCAACAGCATTTGACGCACACTGCAAACTCAGGTTTCGTTAAATGATACAGGCAACCGCTCGCCCAAATGCCGTCGAATGATCCTTCGAGCAAACGAATGTCTCGGAAATCCAATCTTAGATAGGTTCCGTCAGGGTCCTGCGCTTTTGCCTGTCTGAGCATGCCTTCCGATAAATCAAACGATGTGACGCGAAGTCCAATCGAAGACAAGAAGCGTGAATCCCGCCCATCTCCGCAGCCTGGCACCAACACTCTTTGACCCGGGAGAAAGTCGGCGAAGCGCCGTATGGAGGCCTCTTTCCAAGCACGCAGCTCCGGAGTTGCGGTGACTTTGTAGTGCTCTGCTATGCTGTCGTAGGTAGCGACGTTCTGGGCAATATGGTCTGGAGCGTCCTCGTTGCTATCCATGGCATCGTACCTTCTAGCGCAACAACTTGGTGCAGTTACATTACTTGCTTTGTGCCACCTTCAGACTCGTGCACCGCAACAAAAGGGCACCATATTCGACCACCGGCCCCACCGCCTCCCGGTTGCAAGATCCGCAAAACTGACACAGATTTCAACTATTGCCGGAGACCAACGGCGAACGTCGGATCGGAGGACACACGATGATCAAGGTAAGCGTAATGTATCCCAATACACCCGGCGGGCGCTTCGATCACGACTACTATCGCGACAAGCATATGCCGCTCCTGAAAGCGCGCATGGGCGATGCGTGCAAGTCCTACACGGTCGACAAGGGCCTGGCCGGCGGAGCACCCGGCGCTCCCGCAACCTATGTCGGAATGTGTCACATCTTCTGCGACTCGATCGAGGCCTTCCAGGCCGGCTTTGGACCTCACGCCAAGGAAATCATGGCAGACATCCCGAACTATACCGACCAGTCACCGGTCATCCAGATCAGCGAAGTTGTCGTAGGCTAGCGGCGTAGTCGCGCGGATTCATGGGGCGGATTCGCGAAGCATAACCCGCCGATCTTTGCGCCAACTAATCCGCCCTACGGCGCTGCGGACTGATTTGCTTCGCGCACAAGCGTAACTTCATGCAGCGGCCTGCGACAAACTGGCACGACGGGCAAATCAGTCAAAACCTGTCCAGCCCTTCGCGCAAAAATATTCTGCTTAACTTCCAAAGCAAATCATCGGCATAACTCCGCTTGTCTCACGGCAGATGAGGGCGTTGGCCATCGTCACGAACGTGCGGTGAGATGCGATGGACGCAGATGGCGCGCTAGACGTACGCGCCCGATGCGTACGGCGAAGTCGTGTGGTCCGGACGCCGCGGTGCTGGCGTTAAGTCCAAGAGAAGCGAAGCTTCTCGGGGGCGACGGTGGCAAGAAAGCCGTTCACCGGGGAGAGCACGAAGTAAGCCGTAAAGCCATTGCGCAGGGAAGGCCGGAATGCTCCCGCTGCCCTGTATGCTCGTGTGCACTTTTGTTTGCGCAAATCGCACGCGAGACCGCGGGTGCAGCAAGCACCCGGTCTTCCCTGCGCCCTCTAATTACGAAGAGGGCAAACGAAGATGCAAACCTCGGACGCAATGCGTCGCGAGATCGCGAAGGTGCGTCAGCTCTTGAAGATTGAATCCGAAAACTCCTCCGTCGTCCCTGCGAACGCAGGGACCCATACGCCGCGGCGGATGTTGTCTTGGAAGGATGGTCGACGGCTTTGCGTCAGCAACAAATATCGGTGGTTATGGGTCCCTGCGTTCGCACTAGGGCATCTACACACCTTGGGGACGCGACAGATTGACTCGGAGCGGCATGATGTGCTGTCGCCGCAGCGTTTGTATGATTCTCTCTCTGGCGCTTTGATTCGAAGGAGCGCCAGAGATGCAGCAGGAACCGGGTTTGTCCCTGGGTAAGTTTGGAGACGTTCGCCTCGATAAAAGGGGGCGGCGCTTCTCCGGGCTATGCTTTGCACGCGCAGCGTCTGTTTGCGCCAGATGGCGCAGGGCGACTGGGCTGCGAACATGGCGTTCTGGCGGTTTGTGAACAATCCACAGGTCACGATCGACAAGCTGATTGAAGGCTGGAGCCTGCAGACGTCGATCGCGGTCAGCGGGCGTCATGTGCTGTCAATCCAGGATACCAGCGAGATTAAGTTCCACACCTGTCCTGGACATCGGCGCGGCTTGGGCAAGGTCGGCAAAGGCAATGCTCGCGGCGTGTTGCTGCATGCCATGATGGCGGTCGATGCCGACAGCGGGGTCTGTCTCGGGCTCACCGGCGGTGAGGTGTGGACGCGCAAGCGCAAGGCCAAGATCGCTCACGAGAAGCGCGCCTTGGCCGACAAGGAGTCGGCGCGCTGGGTGACGACCGCTGAGCAAGGCCGCGATGTTCTGGCCGCTGCTCGTATGATCACCGTTGTCAACGACCGCGAGGGGGATTTCTTTGCTCACTGGGCGCTGACACCCGCTGACAATGTCCACCTCCTGTCGCGCGCCATGCACGACCATGCGCTGGTCGACGGCGGCACGCTTTATCAGGCAGTCGAACGGGCCCGCTTCTGCGACAAGGCGGTGATCGATCTGCCAAAGCGAATGGATCGCCGCGGTCGCCAGGCCCACCTCTCCATGCGCTTCGGAACCGTTGTGCTCAAACGGCCGCCGCGCCCCGGCGTGAAAGACCTGCCGGAGGGCGTCAAAGTCAGCTTCGTGGAAGTCGTCGAGTTGCGCCCCCCGAAGGGCGCCAAGCCCATTCATTGGTTGCTCTTGACCACGCATCCGATTGCCGCTGCCGCCGATGCCTGGCGGATCGTCTCCTGGTACAAGCAGCGCTGGATCATCGAACAGCTCTTTCGCTCGCTGAAGAGCCAGGGTCTGCGCATCGAGGATAGTCAGCTCGACAGCGCTGAAGGCCTGATCAAACTCGCGGCGATCGCTACCAGAGTGGCATGTATCGTCATCCAGCTGGTTCAAGCCCGCAATGGCGGCGAAGAATTGCCGGCAGATTTTGCGTTCACACCGGACGAGATCGAAGCGCTCAAGGCCATCAACAAAACCCTGAAAGGCCGGACCGAGCTTCAGAAGAACCACCATCGCCCCAACACTATCGCCTGGGCCGCATGGATCATCGCAAAGCTCGGCGGATGGACCGGCTACGCCTCGCATCGCCCACCTGGACCAATCACCTTCCACATCGGAATGGCTCGCTTCCAAATCCTCGTATATGGCCCGGCAAACGTGTAGATGCCCTAGTGCGTTCGCAGGGACGACAGAGGAGAGAGCCCCGCCCTCAGCCCCGCAGCGCCTGCAGACCCTTGAACGTGAGCCGCTTCGGATCGCGGACGCCGGCCAGATAGAGCTTGCGGATGAAGGCGGCGGCCGCCTCGCGGTCGCAATCGGTCAGCGCCACGATGGCATCGACGGCAATTCGCTGGGCGTCCATGGGCTTCCTCGTGCTGTCAGGGGCCACAAGCCACGCAGCGTATAGCGACGCCGGTTAATCCGGCGTTAACCGTGAGGACATGTTGGACGATTCGCGCTCACATACGTATACGCGAAATAACGCATGGGACGTCGGGACGCACTTCGCGCGGCGGAACCGCTCAGGAATACCGCATCACCCCGTCGTCGACCTTGCCGTAGCGGAGCGTCACGATGTCGAGCGCGTAGTTCTGATACAGCCGCCACGGCCGCTTCGAGCCTTGCTTGGGCAGTTTCGCGATCGAACGCTGCACATAGCCGGACGAGAAATCCAGCGACGGCAGTTCCGTGACGTCAGGATCGACATTGTGCGGCATGCACTGCTTGTAGCCGTTGCGATCCATGTAGTTGATCAGCCGGCAGACATATTCGCAGGTGAGATCGCATTTCAGCGTCCACGACGCGTTGGTGTAGCCGAACGCAGAGGCCAAGTTCGGAATGTCCGAATACATCATGCCCTTGTAGTTCAGCGTCCGCGCGAAATCGACCGTGCGGCCGTCGACGCTGACTTCGAGCCCGCCGAGCACCTGCAGGTTCAGCCCGGTCGCGGTGACGATGATGTCGGCGTCGAGCTCGCTGCCGTCCCTGAGCTTGATGCCGCCCTTGGTGAAGGTGTCGATCTCGTTGGTAACGACGGAGGCGCGCTTGTCCCGGATCGACTTGAAGAGGTTGCCATCGGGCACCAGGCACAGCCGCTGCTCCCACGGATTGTAGCGCGGCGTGAAATGCTTGGCCACGTCGTATTCCGGCCCCAGCGCCATCTTGACGCCGCCGAGGATCAACTGCTTGGCGCGATCCGGCTTACGCCGGCAGAGCTGGAAGAAATACATGCCGAACAGCACGTTGCGCCAGCGGATCATGTGATAGGCGAGCTTCGCGGACAGATTGCGGCGCAGCTTGTTGGCGAGCGCATCTTCCACCGGCCGCGCCACCACGTAGGTCGGCGAGCGCTGCAGCATGGTGACATGCGCCGCGGTCTTGGCCATTTCAGGCACCAGCGTCACCGCTGTGGCGCCCGAGCCGATCACCACCACGCGCTTGCCGGCGTAGTCGAGATCCTCGGGCCATTTCTGCGGATGCACGATCTGGCCGGCGAAGTCGGCCGTGCCGGAAAATTCCGGCGTATAGCCTTCCTCGTATTTGTAATAGCCCGAGCACATGAACAGGAAATTGCAGGTGAAGCGCACGATTTCAGTCGCGCCCTCGCCCACCGCGCGTTCGGCCTCCACCGTCCAGCGCGTCTCCGGCGACGACCACGACGCGCGCTTGACGCGATGGTGGAAGCGGATCTTCCTGTCGATGCCGTTATCTACAGCGGTCTCGCGGACGTAGTTCAGAATCCGCGGCCCGTCGGCGATCGCCTTCGACTCGGTCCACGGTTTGAACGAATAGCCGAGCGTGTACATGTCCGAGTCGGAGCGGATGCCGGGATAGCGAAACAGGTCCCAGGTGCCGCCAATGCAGTCGCGTCCCTCGAGGATCACGTAGCTCTTACCCGGACATTTCTCCTGCAGGTGATAACCCGCGCCAATGCCGGAGAGACCCGCACCGACAATGAGGACGTCGAAATGTTCGTTTGATGCCATTGGCTCCATCGCTTGAAGACGCACGAATGCACAACCGCCTGCCCGCGTCATTTGCCCATCCGCCAGGCGTTGCAGCCAATGGGACACTTGCTACCACCGCTAACGGCATTATTTGCCATTGCGAGGGTCAACGCAACCGCGTCGGCGGAGCCGAGCCTGTGTCGCCTAAACCGGCCGTACGGTCGCCGATTTATGTGATATTTTGCGGCCTCAAGCGTGCACCCTAGCCAGGACTAAGGATGCCCAGCAAAATCGATCCGGTACTTACTTTGAGGATCGCGCTCGACTCGCCGAGCGCCGGGGTTTCGACGTCCGCAAGCAGTGAGCTTGATGCAGCAGGCTTCAAGGTCGAGTCGGTGTCACCCCGCGGACTACTGATCGTCGGCGAAAGATCCTTGATCGAACAATTTTTTGATACACGTATTGATTTGAGTCAGAAAGTGCCACAATTTAAGGGGGAGCCGGCCTTTGGACGGCTGCCTGGTGGGGTCGGCTACCGCGCGTATTTCCCGAAGGAGCCGACTTACTTTTAGTTCTATTTGATCACCTTCAGAATTTTGGGGGACTTGAACATGGCATCCAACGTTATTGTGAGGCTGGTTCCAAAATCGCGGAGCCGCGCACCAAGGCTCGATTTCGGCCTGGAATCCATACAAATCAAACCCAAGGAATTTTCGCCAGATCCCGCACGCACGCGCTCCGTGCTGAACTTTTTCGCCGCAAGGCTGCCGGTCGAGGTCAAGCCAACGGAAAAAGACCGGATCGAAGTGGAGATGAAGCGGCAAGACTTCGATCAATTGTTCGGAGCAACGCTCCGCCAAGGCGAGTTTTCCGGTCGCAACGAGAATCGCGTAACGGCGACCAACAGTTTTCTTGTCCCGGAGACCGTGCTGTCGGTCCCCAACGAACTGAAGGACACTGTCGATTTCGCCTACATACCGCGCCCCATCGAATTTTACGGTGCCTCGTATCGTCCGCCGGTGGAAGACATTCTGCATCTTCGTCTCGATGACGTCCGGGCAGCATTGAACGCTCCCCGTGCCCACCGGCAGGATTGGACCGGGCGCGGCGTCAAGGTGGCGATGGTCGACAGCGGCTTTTTCCCTCACCCGTTCTTCGCAGCGAACGGCTACAAGCTAGTCGCCTCCGCGTCGCCCGGCGCGACCAATCCCGACGACGATCCCAGCGGGCACGGAACCGGTGAATGCGCCAACATCTTTAGCATCGCACCTGATTGCACGGTCTATGGCGTGAAGAGCGGCCCAAGTGCGGCAACTTCTCTCGAGGCCGCAATCGCACTTGGCCCCGATGTGATGTCGAACTCCTGGGGCTTCGACGTCGACGTCAGATCGCGCGACCAGCTCAAGGCTGCTGACCCCAACTTCTTCAATGAACTGGTGGATATCGAGACGATCCTATCAGACGCCATTCAATCCGGCATCATCGTCGTTTTCTCGGCCGGCAACGGCCATCACGCGTTTCCCGGATGCATGCCGCAGGTGATCTCTGCAGGTGGCGTTACCGTACTGGAAGAAGGCGCCCTGGAGGCCTCGAGCTACGCGAGTTCGTTCAAGAGCAAGATATATCCGGGACGAAACATTCCGGATCTCTGTGGCGTAGTTGGTGCGGCCGGTGCGCCACCGCAAAAAAATCACATCATGCTGCCGGTTCCGCCAACGAGCGAACTCGACGGCCATAACTTTCCTTCAGGCCGGAAAAAAACTGGCTGGGGCATCTTCTCGGGCACTTCCGCAGCATGCCCGCAACTGGCGGGGGCGATCGCGCTCTTCAAGGAAATCCGCAAGAGTGTCGGCGCAGATCAGGCCCGCACCGCCCTCATCAAGACAGCGACCGACGTCACGACCGGCAAGACCGCGATGGGCGACAAGGCTGGCGCTGGTGCCGATCTTGCGACCGGCGCCGGACTGGCCAGCGTCAGATCCGCCTGCGAGTTCATTGCGGCGACGGTCTGACCCTGGCCACCCGATCGAGGCTCAATACCGGTAATGATCCGACTTGAACGGGCCTTCCGGCTTGACGCCGATATATTCGGCCTGGTCCTTGCGCAGTTCGGTCAGCTTGACGCCGATCTTGGCGAGGTGCAGCCGCGCCACCTTCTCGTCCAGCGACTTCGGCAGCACGTAGACCTTCTTCTCGTACTTGCCGTCCTTGTTGTTGGCCCAGAGTTCGATCTGCGCCAGCGTCTGGTTGGTGAACGACGCCGACATCACGAAGGACGGATGACCCATCGCGTTGCCGAGGTTCACCAGGCGGCCTTCCGACAGCAGGACGATGCGGTGCTTGTCGGGGAATTCGATCTCGTCGACCTGCGGCTTGATGTTGGTCCACTTCAGATTACGAAGGCCTGCGATCTGGATCTCGTTGTCGAAGTGGCCGATGTTGCAAACAATGGCGCGATGCTTCATCGCGCGCATGTGGTCGATGGTGATGATGTCCTTGTTGCCGGTCGCGGTGACGAAGATATCGGCGCGCGGAGCGGCGTCTTCCATGGTCACGACTTCATAACCTTCCATCGCCGCCTGCAACGCGCAGATCGGGTCGACTTCGGAGACCATGACGCGGCAGCCGGCCTGGCGCAGCGACGCGGCCGAGCCCTTGCCGACGTCGCCGAAGCCCGCGACCATCGCGACCTTGCCGGACATCATCACGTCGGTGCCGCGGCGGATGCCGTCGACCAGCGACTCGCGGCAGCCATAGAGGTTGTCGAATTTCGACTTGGTGACGCTGTCGTTGACGTTGATGGCGGGGAACAGCAGCTTGCCTTCCTTCTCCATCTGGTAAAGGCGATGCACGCCCGTGGTGGTCTCTTCCGAGACGCCCTTGATGTTCTTGGCAATCTCGGCGAAGTAGCCCTTCGGCTTCTCCTTCAGAAGCCGCTTGATGAGCGCGAAGAATACTTCCTCTTCTTCCGAACCCGGCTTGTCGAGGAAGGCCACGTCGCCCTGCTCGGCGCGCAGGCCGTGATGCACCAGCATGGTGGCGTCGCCGCCGTCATCGAGGATCATGTTGGGCGTACCGCCGCCGTGCCAGTCGAACAGCTTTGCGGTGTAGTCCCAGTATTCGGCGAGCGTTTCGCCCTTCACCGCGAACACCGGAATGCCGGCGGCGGCGATGGCAGCTGCCGCATGGTCCTGCGTCGAATAGATGTTGCACGACACCCAGCGGATGTCGGCGCCGAGCGCGGCCAGCGTTTCGATCAAGACCGCGGTCTGAATCGTCATGTGCAGGGAGCCTGCGATGCGGGCGCCCTTCAGGGGCTGCTTCGGGCCGTACTCCTCGCGCGTCGCCATCAGGCCGGGCATTTCGGTCTCGGCCAGCGAGATTTCCTTGCGGCCGAATTCGGCGAGCGAGATATCCTTGACGATGTAGTCGGTGAAGGCGGGCTTCTTGGCGGCGGCGGTGGTCATATCATTTTTCCTAACACGATGAATTCGGGCGTATCGGTACAGGGCGACACTGGACGCATTGTGACGGTCAGCTTCCTCGCCCGCGCTTGCGGGGAGAGGGTTGGGGTGAGGGGCGCTGCCGCGAATACCGAGCGGCGGCGTGTGCGGCGGCTCCCCTCACCCGCCGCGAAGTCGCGGCGACCTCTCCCCGCAAGCGGGGCGAGGTAAGAAGAGATCAGACCGCGCGCTTGAGCGGCTCGACCAGATCGGTCTTCTCCCAGGAGAAGCCGCCTTCATTGTCCGGCGTACGGCCGAAATGGCCGTAGGCCGAGGTACGCGCGTAGATCGGCCGGTTGAGATCGAGATGGGTGCGGATGCCGCGCGGCGTCAAATCCATCGCCTGCGCAGCCGCCTTCTCGAGCTTGTCCTCTGGCACCTTTCCGGTGCCATGGGTATCGATATAGATCGACAGCGGCCGCGCCACGCCGATCGCGTAGGCGAGCTGCAGCGTGCA
This genomic window contains:
- a CDS encoding fumarylacetoacetate hydrolase family protein yields the protein MNAASYVISAAPQPTLPVVGETGSYPVRRIWCVGRNYLEHIREMGNDERAPPFFFAKHADMLVPDGTTIPYPPLTKDLHHEVELIVAMKSGGLNIPADKALDHVYGYAVGIDLTRRDLQLASRKKERPWEVGKSFDHSAPCSAIQPASKIGHPAKGKIWLTVNGKEAQKGDLTELIWSVPEIIWQLSQQVKLAAGDIIMTGTPAGVSQLNPGDNIECGVDGVGTLKVAIGKPE
- a CDS encoding flavin-containing monooxygenase; translated protein: MASNEHFDVLIVGAGLSGIGAGYHLQEKCPGKSYVILEGRDCIGGTWDLFRYPGIRSDSDMYTLGYSFKPWTESKAIADGPRILNYVRETAVDNGIDRKIRFHHRVKRASWSSPETRWTVEAERAVGEGATEIVRFTCNFLFMCSGYYKYEEGYTPEFSGTADFAGQIVHPQKWPEDLDYAGKRVVVIGSGATAVTLVPEMAKTAAHVTMLQRSPTYVVARPVEDALANKLRRNLSAKLAYHMIRWRNVLFGMYFFQLCRRKPDRAKQLILGGVKMALGPEYDVAKHFTPRYNPWEQRLCLVPDGNLFKSIRDKRASVVTNEIDTFTKGGIKLRDGSELDADIIVTATGLNLQVLGGLEVSVDGRTVDFARTLNYKGMMYSDIPNLASAFGYTNASWTLKCDLTCEYVCRLINYMDRNGYKQCMPHNVDPDVTELPSLDFSSGYVQRSIAKLPKQGSKRPWRLYQNYALDIVTLRYGKVDDGVMRYS
- a CDS encoding S8 family serine peptidase, with translation MLNFFAARLPVEVKPTEKDRIEVEMKRQDFDQLFGATLRQGEFSGRNENRVTATNSFLVPETVLSVPNELKDTVDFAYIPRPIEFYGASYRPPVEDILHLRLDDVRAALNAPRAHRQDWTGRGVKVAMVDSGFFPHPFFAANGYKLVASASPGATNPDDDPSGHGTGECANIFSIAPDCTVYGVKSGPSAATSLEAAIALGPDVMSNSWGFDVDVRSRDQLKAADPNFFNELVDIETILSDAIQSGIIVVFSAGNGHHAFPGCMPQVISAGGVTVLEEGALEASSYASSFKSKIYPGRNIPDLCGVVGAAGAPPQKNHIMLPVPPTSELDGHNFPSGRKKTGWGIFSGTSAACPQLAGAIALFKEIRKSVGADQARTALIKTATDVTTGKTAMGDKAGAGADLATGAGLASVRSACEFIAATV
- a CDS encoding IS4 family transposase produces the protein MAFWRFVNNPQVTIDKLIEGWSLQTSIAVSGRHVLSIQDTSEIKFHTCPGHRRGLGKVGKGNARGVLLHAMMAVDADSGVCLGLTGGEVWTRKRKAKIAHEKRALADKESARWVTTAEQGRDVLAAARMITVVNDREGDFFAHWALTPADNVHLLSRAMHDHALVDGGTLYQAVERARFCDKAVIDLPKRMDRRGRQAHLSMRFGTVVLKRPPRPGVKDLPEGVKVSFVEVVELRPPKGAKPIHWLLLTTHPIAAAADAWRIVSWYKQRWIIEQLFRSLKSQGLRIEDSQLDSAEGLIKLAAIATRVACIVIQLVQARNGGEELPADFAFTPDEIEALKAINKTLKGRTELQKNHHRPNTIAWAAWIIAKLGGWTGYASHRPPGPITFHIGMARFQILVYGPANV
- a CDS encoding EthD family reductase — its product is MIKVSVMYPNTPGGRFDHDYYRDKHMPLLKARMGDACKSYTVDKGLAGGAPGAPATYVGMCHIFCDSIEAFQAGFGPHAKEIMADIPNYTDQSPVIQISEVVVG
- the ahcY gene encoding adenosylhomocysteinase, with translation MTTAAAKKPAFTDYIVKDISLAEFGRKEISLAETEMPGLMATREEYGPKQPLKGARIAGSLHMTIQTAVLIETLAALGADIRWVSCNIYSTQDHAAAAIAAAGIPVFAVKGETLAEYWDYTAKLFDWHGGGTPNMILDDGGDATMLVHHGLRAEQGDVAFLDKPGSEEEEVFFALIKRLLKEKPKGYFAEIAKNIKGVSEETTTGVHRLYQMEKEGKLLFPAINVNDSVTKSKFDNLYGCRESLVDGIRRGTDVMMSGKVAMVAGFGDVGKGSAASLRQAGCRVMVSEVDPICALQAAMEGYEVVTMEDAAPRADIFVTATGNKDIITIDHMRAMKHRAIVCNIGHFDNEIQIAGLRNLKWTNIKPQVDEIEFPDKHRIVLLSEGRLVNLGNAMGHPSFVMSASFTNQTLAQIELWANNKDGKYEKKVYVLPKSLDEKVARLHLAKIGVKLTELRKDQAEYIGVKPEGPFKSDHYRY
- a CDS encoding class I SAM-dependent methyltransferase, which translates into the protein MDSNEDAPDHIAQNVATYDSIAEHYKVTATPELRAWKEASIRRFADFLPGQRVLVPGCGDGRDSRFLSSIGLRVTSFDLSEGMLRQAKAQDPDGTYLRLDFRDIRLLEGSFDGIWASGCLYHLTKPEFAVCVKCCWEKLAAKGVFYLSMKEGKGERYEETPGPRYPGGAQAKALLRGRRFYAYYERQELMRMLTGFALLHEQRVLPAEGGFELWLRKESPR